One genomic window of Bombus fervidus isolate BK054 chromosome 14, iyBomFerv1, whole genome shotgun sequence includes the following:
- the Pcx gene encoding pecanex isoform X1: protein MGSQMLEILRQGVWASLTGGWFYDPRLDVFSNTFHLYIWLFLLCLPFIIYLYFPPTLYVWIAYCSSIGALFGTIKYVNHTLHCMYDTTECLEESGQSISQQRSESEKRRTVHNKCREQSQEQVDHGIELQVLSGKTDTPPVECSSRNSFIESNVQNADADSITSEYNRDKPSSTIDLKVEIHRKNSSESSEEAQQLTKPMVSSINIHETELGSAQYHEPCFRNIINERRLKRQKCVVITEEDRQGSRKLCRHASEDSRNRHSKQGSLGKTGSESQIKQTSSLELEHHGDDYPYWKSNQSVRRLNSNSIPMETHLMNDHPQSLEIISKKEDTEKNKISSHPQSLEVITKKPHQQLIHPQSLETIGATNKNINTTDDNNLPLHPQSLETINTKKVLPQNTLKKNQLQLLPYLSYGSEIVHPIEEQSDEQFANESSGGFSLQDSYSPLLTRKTCETNATSNRDRSLSTSRFEDRFSRRNEDGGVDNDSANSRDALIEEPKSGVKRRYSNASQSSREFSDLENLFKDRQDKSKNIDDPLNVGSIVGIDQLFEGGDCTIESRTNKGLHSKEPDSSSSNMMPFEYTTYSSNMENEAKRMLLPQVETDNKRHQGAIPKQSRPKPAIEAIDDNITTTEQTRQKLKRTLEVKREKDRRRDGRFDRFEQTSGSNNELSTLSLASSLLATLLTSGRELPGQSSTVSDLRLSRNSETRTARKRRVPLKCSIRSTRVPRDRNRDDNVVPLTALFGLISNEECHLVANHNDAVEATVPYFRDENGRWLAYTFDEKGSGVAAAAQVPSNNNDKLLNTLLRQQLNQNLHYDANWELIDSLSNSYSSLSLNSPDLSVIIDTPPVLSSPESNQTKAQNSLSSNPVETSERDQIHQNNGNSIQYELETLERDQFHQDILSRIESMTERNQRLRNLLGYFNLNIYPTDSNRRDRPALTLQTCAVGDINTSLSWNRFIGGLDGSESKPKQSRQDKQYYYKWKIGKLPHIKVRFDRLFLLALLDRNLTIFEIIISTFLAVAVAGLGLVLLQQGFYRDIFAFMLCFVTAGCQYSLLKSVQPDAASPIHGFNRIIVFSRPVYYILCSGFILIFNESLRNFKASEFRIYGLRITDYDVLLQIRNILLIFLLCFPIIFSFGLLPQINTFLMYLCEHIDIHLFGGNATTSLISSIYCLSRSIVTVVILYGFAYGALTEPKSSQHILFSIFAGLLVAISYHLSRSSSDPTVIWDIVKTNLWPPEIYTEEKEAKIIENTSHRDTVPTTYKEVKLRIYERKKHVKIKFTEQMSDTELVDPLPEKLKATVNARLKNDLIVCAVIGTLSFGIHCSTVFTALQPELNPVLWGIASCLGLLLHYIVPQLRKQLPWLCLSRPVLRSHEYAQFEVREPVKIMWFEKAYVCLCFLERNILYPVVFLGALTECSSKIVAKFGESVGALIIVVCGLKSLRSAYSDPSTRYLVLIFAVLFFKLDFRNLSETFLVDYFITGIVFAKVYELLLKIRFVVTYIAPWQITWGSAFHAFAQPFSVPHSAMLFLQAGISALLSTPLNPLLGSAIFISSYVRPVKFWERDYKTRRVDHSNTRMSSHLDRNIGADDNNLNSIFYEQLTRSLQHSLYGDLALGRWGNVEQGDCFLLASDYLNCLVHIVQLGNGLVTFQLRGLEFRGTYCQQREVEAITEGIEDNDNCCCCEMGHFSNVLSVNAAFSQRWLAWEVASAKYVLEGYSISDNSAVSMLQVFEFRKVLVTYYVKSIVFYAVKSPKLKYWLENSDISDALKITLDKNFVDLDPVFNLSIHEDYDIRTCGITRSSFCNVYLDWIQYCVTKQDKTLDKSRNSSLVSLCLALSLLGRRVLGALSHNTVSSVEFFLYGLHALFKGDFRITSVRDEWVLYDVDLLRNVVAKGVRMALKLHQDHFMSPEQYGEPSALYEAIDSHDKNLVISHEADPLWRNAVLNGAPSLLALRHVLDDGIDEYKVIMLNKRFLSFRVIKMNRECVRGLWAGQQQELVYLRNRNPERGSIQNAKQALRNIINSSCDQPIGYPIYVSPLITSYAETNEQLCSIIGGPLSLDIIKSNILKLWQSIIYRIRRRCGQGCSSGGTGSQDDGGFGNDGVYAMTTYNIHLGYGQSTGHNTSGSQSIDSGCQIGGSTGRGSLGRANTGSLGGNRGSLASVGKPTTSTLASLAGLLSNSDIKTETKCETSFINKPEKDEILQRVRIIDPNQVYDAINLGRRIDVIWPDERMRQQGGRSGWQHWVPERGMEGCVVHCWSPNHRDPNRRSHVDKVILLVKIDDKYVPIAEQGVKDLGAEV from the exons ATGGGTTCTCAAATGCTGGAAATTTTAAGACAAGGCGTCTGGGCGAGCCTGACAGGAGGCTGGTTTTACGATCCCCGTCTCGACGTTTTTTCAAATACATTTCACTTGTACATTTGGCTTTTCTTACTTTGTTTaccatttattatatatctt tattttccaccaacgttatatgtttggATAGCATATTGTTCTTCAATTGGAGCACTTTTTGGCACGATAAAGTATGTTAACCATACACTTCATTGCATGTATGATACAACTGAGTGTTTAGAAGAATCAGGTCAATCTATTAGCCAACAAAGATCAGAAAGTGAAAAAAGACGCACAGTGCATAATAAATGCAGGGAACAATCACAGGAACAAGTAGATCATGGAATAGAACTGCAAGTCTTAAGTG GAAAAACAGATACACCACCTGTAGAATGCTCATCACGTAACTCTTTTATTGAATCAAATGTGCAAAATGCAGATGCAGATAGTATAACATCTGAATATAATCGAGATAAGCCTAGTTCAACTATAGATTTGAAAGTAGAAATTCACAGAAAAAATAGCTCAGAAAGTTCAGAAGAAGCACAACAGCTAACTAAACCAATGGTATCtagtataaatatacacgAAACAGAATTAGGTTCTGCACAATATCATGAACCATGTtttcgaaatataataaatg AAAGAAGATTGAAAAGACAGAAATGTGTTGTAATTACTGAAGAGGATCGACAAGGTTCAAGAAAATTATGCAGACATGCATCTGAAGATTCACGAAATCGTCATTCCAAACAGGGTAGTCTTGGTAAAACAGGTTCTGAAAgtcaaataaaacaaacaagttCGTTAGAATTGGAACACCATGGAGATGATTATCCTTACTGGAAATCAAACCAAAGTGTTCGGCGTCTCAATTCTAACTCAATTCCAATGGAAACACATTTAATGAATGATCATCCACAGAGTTTAGAAATTATATCCAAAAAAGAAGATacggaaaaaaataaaatttcctcaCATCCACAATCTTTAGAG GTTATTACAAAAAAGCCACATCAACAACTTATTCATCCACAAAGTCTTGAAACAATTGGTGctactaataaaaatataaacactACAGATGACAATAATTTACCTCTCCATCCGCAAAGtcttgaaacaattaataCTAAAAAG gtATTACCtcaaaatacattaaaaaaaaaccaattacaattattaccATATCTTAGTTATGGATCAGAAATAGTACATCCTATAGAAGAACAAAGTGATGAACAGTTTGCTAATGAAAGTTCTGGAGGATTTAGCCTTCAAGATTCTTATAGTCCATTACTTACTCGGAAGACTTGTGAAACTAATGCTACCTCTAATCGGGACAGAAGTCTTAGTACTAGCCGATTTGAAGACAGATTTTCAAG ACGTAATGAAGATGGTGGTGTAGATAATGATTCTGCAAATTCTCGTGATGCATTAATTGAAGAACCAAAGTCCGGTGTTAAAAGAAGATACAGTAATGCAAGCCAAAGCAGCCGTGAATTCTCGGATTTAGAAAACTTGTTTAAAGATAGACAAGataaatcgaaaaatatagATGATCCTTTAAACGTTGGAAGTATAGTTGGAATAGATCAATTATTTGAAGGTGGTGATTGCACAATAGAATCGCGAACAAATAAAG GATTACATAGTAAAGAACCAGATTCTAGTTCATCTAATATGATGCCTTTTGAGTATACAACATATTCATCGAATATGGAAAATGAGGCAAAAAGAATGTTACTTCCACAAGTAGAAACAGATAATAAACGTCATCAAGGTGCAATACCTAAACAAAGCCGTCCAAAACCTGCAATAGAAGCTATAGATGATAATATTACAACCACTGAACAAACCCGACAGAAATTAAAACGAACATTAGAAgtcaaaagagaaaaagatagaagaagAGATGGAAGATTCGATAGATTCGAGCAAACTAGCGGTTCAAACAACGAGTTAAGTACACTTAGTCTTGCATCTTCCTTGTTAGCTACATTATTGACATCTGGCCGAGAATTACCAGGTCAATCTAGCACCGTCTCAGATTTAAGATTAAGCCGCAATTCAGAGACTCGAACGGCACGAAAAAGACGTGTTCCTTTGAAATGTTCGATTCGATCGACTCGTGTACCACGAGATCGGAATCGAGATGATAACGTCGTTCCACTTACTGCTTTATTTGGATTGATATCAAACGAAGAATGTCATTTAGTTGCTAATCATAACGATGCTGTAGAAGCAACTGTACCTTATTTTCGAGATGAAAACGGCCGCTGGCTAGCTTACACCTTCGATGAGAAAGGATCTGGTGTTGCTGCAGCTGCGCAAGTTCCTTCTAacaataacgataaattattaaatacattattacgtcAGCAACTTAATCAAAATTTACATTATGATGCGAATTGGGAATTAATAGACTCTTTGAGTAATAGTTATAGTAGTTTATCTTTGAATTCTCCTGACTTGAGTGTTATAATAGATACACCACCTGTTCTGTCCAGTCCAGAAAGCAATCAAACCAAAGCACAAAATTCATTATCGTCAAATCCAGTGGAAACTTCGGAACGTGATCAAATTCAtcaaaataatggaaattctatCCAATATGAACTCGAAACCTTAGAACGAGATCAGTTCCATCAAGACATATTATCACGTATAGAATCAATGACGGAGAGAAATCAAAGATTACGAAATTTATTgggatatttcaatttgaatatttatccaACAGATTCAAATCGCCGAGATAGGCCTGCCTTAACATTACAGACGTGTGCAGTGGGTGACATAAATACAAGTCTATCTTGGAATCGATTTATTGGTGGCTTAGATGGATCTGAATCCAAACCTAAACAATCAAGACAAGAcaagcaatattattataaatggaaaattggcAAATTACCGCATATCAAAGTGCGATTCGATCGTTTATTTTTGTTGGCCTTATTAGATCGAAATTTGACAATATTTGAGATTattatttcgacgtttttagCAGTTGCTGTTGCGGGATTGGGTCTCGTATTGCTCCAGCAAGGATTTTACCGAGATATATTTGCTTTCATGCTTTGTTTTGTAACTGCTGGCTGCCAATATTCATTATTAAAATCCGTTCAGCCTGATGCAGCTTCTCCAATACATGGCTTCAATCGCATTATAGTATTTTCTCGGcctgtttattatatattgtgttCAGGATTCATATTAATCTTTAATGAATCCTTGAGAAATTTTAAAGCATCTGAATTTCGAATATATGGTTTAAGGATTACTGATTATGATGTTCTATTGCAGattcgtaatattttattaatttttcttttatgctttcctattatattttcctttgGGTTACTTCCACAAATTAATACTTTTCTAATGTATCTCTGTGAACATATAGATATCCATTTATTTGGTGGAAATGCAACCACAAGTTTAATTTCTTCAATATATTGTCTCTCTCGCAGCATAGTCACTGTTGTTATATTGTATGGATTTGCTTATGGAGCACTTACAGAGCCTAAATCTTCACAGCATATTTTATTCTCTATTTTTGCGGGTTTATTAGTCGCTATATCTTACCATTTAAGTAGATCATCTTCAGATCCTACAGTAATATGGGACATTGTTAAAACAAATTTGTGGCCTCCAGAAATTTatacagaagaaaaagaagctaAAATCATTGAGAATACATCTCATAGAGACACTGTACCTACAACATACAAAGAAGTAAAACTTAGaatttatgaaagaaaaaaacatgtaaaaattaaatttactgaACAAATGTCAGATACAGAATTGGTAGATCCATTAcctgaaaaattaaaagcaacAGTGAATGcaagattaaaaaatgatttaatagtTTGTGCAGTGATAGGTACTCTATCTTTTGGAATCCATTGTTCAACTGTGTTTACAGCCTTACAACCAGAACTGAATCCAGTTTTATGGGGTATTGCAAGTTGCCTTGGACTTTTGCTACATTACATTGTACCACAACTTCGAAAACAATTGCCATGGCTGTGCTTATCAAGACCAGTATTACGTAGCCATGAATATGCACAATTTGAAGTTCGTGAACCTGTGAAGATTATGTGGTTTGAAAAGGCATATGTTTGTCTGTGCTTTTTAGAAAGGAACATTCTCTATCCAGTTGTATTTTTGGGAGCACTTACAGAATGTTCATCAAAAATTGTAGCTAAATTTGGAGAAAGTGTGGGAGCATTGATTATAGTTGTGTGTGGATTAAAATCTTTAAGATCTGCATACTCTGATCCATCAACGCGTTATTTGGTTTTGATTTTTGCTGTTCTGTTCTTCAAACTAGATTTTCGAAATCTTAGCGAAACATTTTTGGTGGACTATTTTATCACAGGAATAGTTTTCGCAAAAGTTTATGAACTACTGTTGAAAATACGATTTGTAGTCACATATATTGCACCTTGGCAAATTACTTGGGGTAGTGCGTTTCATGCATTTGCCCAACCTTTCTCCGTTCCGCATTCTGCTATGCTGTTCCTACAAGCAGGAATTTCTGCACTTTTAAGTACTCCTTTAAATCCTCTTTTGGGCAGtgcaatatttatatcatCATATGTACGTCCAGTGAAATTTTGGGAACGAGATTATAAGACAAGAAGAGTAGATCACTCAAATACCCGAATGTCTTCGCATTTAGATCGAAACATAGGAGCAGatgataataatttgaattcaattttctatGAACAATTAACAAGATCCCTGCAACATAGCCTGTATGGAGACCTTGCCCTTGGTCGGTGGGGAAATGTGGAACAAGGCGATTGTTTTCTACTAGCATCTGATTACTTGAATTGCTTGGTACATATTGTTCAATTAGGAAATGGTCTAGTAACCTTTCAATTAAGAGGTCTTGAATTCAGGGGAACATATTGTCAGCAAAgagaa GTAGAAGCAATCACTGAAGGAATTGAAGATAATGAcaattgttgttgttgtgaAATGGGTCATTTTTCAAACGTATTAAGTGTAAATGCAGCTTTTAGTCAACGCTGGTTAGCTTGGGAAGTTGCAAGTGCTAAATACGTTTTAGAAGGATACTCGATCTCAGATAATTCAGCAGTTTCTATGCTCCAAGTGTTTGAATTTCGTAAAGTACTAGTTACTTACTATGTCAAAAGTATTGTTTTCTATGCTGTTAAATCACCAAAACTGAAATATTGGTTGGAGAATTCTGATATTTCGGACGCCCTAAAAATAACGCTTGACAAAAATTTCGTTGATTTGGATCCAGTTTTTAACTTGAGCATTCATGAAGATTACGATATCCGAACATGCGGCATCACAAGAAGTAGTTTCTGTAATGTTTATTTGGATTGGATACAGTATTGCGTTACTAAACAAGACAAg ACATTAGACAAATCAAGAAATTCGTCATTGGTATCTTTATGTCTTGCTTTAAGTCTTTTGGGAAGACGTGTTTTAGGAGCATTATCTCATAACACGGTTTCCAgtgttgaattttttttatatggaTTACATGCTCTTTTTAAAg gaGATTTCCGTATAACATCTGTTCGAGATGAATGGGTTTTATATGACGTAGATTTATTACGAAATGTCGTGGCAAAAGGTGTAAGAATGGCATTAAAACTACATCAAGATCATTTCATGAGTCCAGAACAGTATGGTGAACCATCTGCTCTTTATGAAGCTATAGATAGCCATGATAAAAATCTCGTGATTAGTCATGAAGCGGATCCACTGTGGAGAAATGCTGTCTTAAATGGTGCACCTAGTCTTTTAGCTCTCAG acaTGTACTTGATGACGGTATTGATGAATATAAGGTGATAATGCTTAACAAACGCTTTTTAAGTTTTCGGGTGATTAAAATGAATCGTGAATGTGTTCGTGGCTTATGGGCTGGGCAGCAACAAGAGTTAGTTTACTTGAGAAATAGGAATCCTGAGCGAGGCTCTATACAAAACGCTAAACAAGCTCTTAGGAACATCATAAATAGTTCCTGTGATCAACCAATTGGGTACCCGATTTACGTTTCACCATTAATAACTAGTTATGCAGAGACTAATGAACAATTATGTTCCATAATCGGTGGACCTTTAAGTctcgatataattaaaagcAATATCTTAAAACTATGGCAAAG tattatttatagaatCAGAAGAAGGTGTGGTCAAGGTTGTTCGTCAGGAGGGACAGGATCTCAAGATGATGGAGGCTTTGGAAATGATGGAGTGTATGCAAtgactacatataatattcatttag gtTATGGACAATCAACAGGTCATAATACATCTGGTTCACAATCCATAGACTCTGGGTGTCAAATTGGTGGATCGACTGGACGTGGTTCTTTAGGAAGAGCAAACACTGGATCTTTAGGTGGAAACAGAGGATCTTTGGCTTCAGTTGGAAAACCTACAACTTCAACGCTTGCTAGTTTAGCCGGTCTTCTTAGCAATAGTGATATTAAAACTGAAACGAAATGTGAAAcgagtttcataaataaacCCGAAAAGGATGAAATCTTACAACGAGTACGT ATCATAGATCCTAACCAAGTGTATGATGCTATTAATTTGGGTCGCCGCATAGACGTAATTTGGCCAGATGAGAGAATGAGACAACAGGGTGGTAGATCTGGATGGCAGCATTGGGTACCTGAAAGAGGTATGGAAGGATGCGTTGTTCATTGTTGGTCTCCGAATCATCGTGATCCTAATCGGCGGTCTCACGTAGATAAAGTTATCTTACTTGTCAAAATTGATGATAAATATGTTCCAATAGCGGAACAAGGTGTAAAAGATTTGGGGGCAGAAGTATGA